Proteins encoded in a region of the Sphingopyxis sp. OAS728 genome:
- a CDS encoding glycosidase, translating into MNFEIDRLIFGPDDVDLARSPLAGHLGAETFILGAFNPGLARLPSGNLLMLVRVAEALRQPVENGHVHSIRWDCGRYVRDAWPLELCDTSDPRKFLVHGGAWNVMALTSLSWLLPVELTPDGLEVVAVHYDRAVAPHATYQCYGVEDARISHVDGRWLMTSCSVSPERHSTTLYSSANGLDWSFEDIVLDHQNKDMLIFEGKVAGHYWAQTRPLGSLYFAYPPGSEWRAGPSINLASSPDALHWKPRREPGLRPHADTVATARMGGGTPPILTDRGWLTLWHGVEPKEIVGVYRTYWSLLDPEDPSRVLHTEHAPLLEASPELTRPLEDKIYVRDVVFTTGIADAGEYFIVASGEGDLACRVTHIPKTRFGL; encoded by the coding sequence CTGGCCTGGCACGGCTGCCGAGCGGAAACCTCCTGATGCTCGTGCGTGTCGCCGAGGCACTGCGCCAGCCGGTGGAAAATGGTCATGTGCACAGTATCCGCTGGGACTGCGGCCGATATGTTCGCGACGCCTGGCCGCTCGAACTTTGCGATACCTCGGATCCGCGCAAATTCCTCGTGCATGGCGGTGCGTGGAACGTGATGGCGCTTACATCGCTCTCTTGGCTCCTCCCGGTTGAACTTACGCCCGACGGCCTGGAAGTCGTGGCGGTCCATTATGATCGGGCGGTGGCGCCGCATGCGACCTACCAATGCTATGGCGTCGAGGATGCGCGCATCAGCCATGTCGACGGCCGCTGGCTCATGACGAGTTGTTCGGTGAGTCCCGAGCGCCATTCGACGACACTCTACAGCTCGGCAAACGGCCTCGACTGGTCTTTCGAAGACATCGTTCTCGACCATCAAAACAAGGACATGCTGATCTTCGAGGGTAAAGTAGCGGGACATTATTGGGCACAGACGCGCCCGCTGGGTTCGCTTTATTTTGCCTACCCACCTGGGAGCGAATGGCGCGCGGGACCCTCGATCAACCTGGCATCCTCGCCCGATGCGCTGCACTGGAAACCGCGCCGCGAGCCTGGGCTACGGCCGCACGCAGACACGGTTGCGACAGCCCGGATGGGCGGCGGAACGCCTCCCATCCTGACGGACCGCGGCTGGCTGACGCTTTGGCATGGAGTGGAGCCGAAGGAAATCGTCGGCGTCTACCGCACCTACTGGTCGCTGCTCGATCCCGAAGACCCGTCGCGCGTTCTTCATACAGAGCACGCGCCGCTGCTTGAGGCCAGCCCGGAGCTCACTCGGCCGCTCGAAGACAAAATATATGTGCGCGATGTCGTTTTTACGACCGGGATCGCCGACGCCGGCGAATATTTCATCGTCGCATCGGGTGAGGGCGATCTTGCCTGCCGCGTGACGCACATACCCAAGACGCGCTTCGGATTGTGA
- a CDS encoding glycoside hydrolase family 130 protein: protein MSEPSRAQQLVADIMTLDADQAELELGLVWKDFSERHWQIGKIFDDRFAEIAEDLGLRVEDVSPVRRRLIGAYFCHEYSYAAAALMNPSVVPHPDQSGLDGDQLRFVMSMRAVGEGHISSVAFREGIIGPSGDFRLWPQSGPAMAAVADDRHHIGSDETVTIHRQPGSMISNSVLFPVTEAQRNGLEDLRLVQFTHDDGRREYIGTYTAYSGREIRSELLRTDDFASFTLEPLVGRAARNKGMALFPRKIGGRYLMVGRQDGKNVTLLSSDDLIQWDDEGRPLLRPQYPWELIQMGNCGSPIECDEGWILLTHGVGAMRKYSLGAALLDRDDPSIVLGRTQCPILTAAESDREGYVPNVIYTCGAMAVGNELFIPYGISDSAIGFATTSIYDLLRVME, encoded by the coding sequence GTGTCCGAGCCGTCGCGCGCGCAGCAGCTCGTCGCCGACATCATGACCCTCGATGCCGATCAGGCCGAGCTTGAGCTCGGCCTGGTGTGGAAGGATTTTTCTGAACGGCACTGGCAGATCGGCAAGATTTTCGATGACCGCTTCGCCGAGATCGCTGAAGATCTGGGGTTGCGGGTGGAGGACGTTTCTCCTGTGCGTCGCCGCCTGATCGGTGCCTATTTCTGCCATGAATATAGCTACGCCGCCGCTGCCTTGATGAACCCCAGTGTCGTGCCGCATCCCGACCAGAGCGGACTGGACGGTGATCAACTGCGCTTCGTGATGTCGATGCGTGCGGTCGGCGAGGGGCACATCAGTTCGGTCGCTTTTCGCGAAGGCATCATCGGCCCGTCGGGCGACTTCCGTCTCTGGCCGCAATCGGGCCCTGCGATGGCGGCGGTTGCCGACGACCGTCACCACATCGGGTCCGACGAGACGGTCACGATCCATCGGCAGCCGGGCAGCATGATCTCCAACAGCGTACTGTTTCCGGTGACCGAAGCGCAGCGCAACGGGCTCGAGGATCTACGGCTCGTCCAGTTCACGCATGACGATGGCAGGCGCGAGTATATCGGCACCTACACGGCCTATTCGGGACGTGAAATCCGGTCTGAATTGTTACGGACGGACGATTTTGCGAGCTTTACGCTCGAGCCGTTGGTCGGACGCGCGGCCCGGAACAAGGGCATGGCGCTGTTCCCGCGAAAGATTGGCGGTCGCTATCTGATGGTGGGGCGCCAGGACGGGAAAAATGTGACGCTTCTGAGTTCGGACGACCTTATTCAATGGGACGACGAAGGGCGACCCCTGCTCCGGCCGCAATATCCGTGGGAACTTATCCAGATGGGCAACTGCGGCAGTCCCATCGAATGCGACGAGGGCTGGATCTTGCTGACGCATGGCGTAGGCGCGATGCGCAAATATAGTCTCGGAGCGGCGCTGCTCGATCGCGACGATCCCTCGATCGTCCTCGGGCGGACGCAATGCCCGATCCTCACCGCCGCCGAAAGCGACCGGGAAGGTTATGTTCCCAACGTGATTTACACTTGCGGAGCGATGGCCGTGGGGAACGAGCTCTTCATTCCCTACGGGATCTCGGACAGTGCGATCGGTTTCGCAACGACGTCGATCTACGATCTCCTGCGCGTCATGGAGTAG
- a CDS encoding DUF4142 domain-containing protein, protein MFRYSLLTAAALLSACGSNDDRAATETQVTEPPATATAPTAPTAAPGAPTDAAGYIAKAGAGDLWEIESSKALLAKSARADVKKFAEMMIDHHGKSTAKVKAAAAAASIKVNPPVLDASQQASLNEIKNADATTIDSVYLRHQQTAHDAALALHRAYATNGDTASLKTAAGEIAPVVEQHIAELQNLSGAAASNTR, encoded by the coding sequence ATGTTCAGATACAGCCTGCTAACCGCCGCCGCGCTGCTCAGCGCTTGTGGAAGCAATGACGATCGAGCGGCAACTGAAACGCAAGTTACCGAACCGCCGGCAACTGCAACAGCCCCGACTGCTCCCACTGCCGCGCCGGGCGCACCGACGGATGCCGCCGGCTACATCGCCAAGGCTGGCGCAGGAGATCTTTGGGAGATCGAATCTTCCAAAGCGCTGCTCGCCAAGTCGGCGCGCGCCGACGTCAAGAAATTCGCCGAAATGATGATCGATCATCACGGCAAGTCGACCGCCAAGGTGAAGGCCGCAGCCGCCGCCGCGTCGATTAAAGTCAATCCGCCGGTTCTCGACGCCAGCCAGCAGGCGAGCCTGAACGAGATCAAGAATGCCGATGCGACGACGATCGACAGCGTGTACCTGCGACATCAGCAGACCGCGCATGACGCCGCGCTCGCCTTGCACCGCGCCTATGCGACGAACGGAGACACTGCCAGCCTCAAGACCGCGGCCGGCGAAATCGCGCCGGTCGTCGAGCAGCACATTGCCGAGCTACAGAACCTTTCGGGAGCAGCGGCTAGCAACACTCGTTGA